The window CCATCGGGACCGAGCGGAGCAGGGCGCCGATGCCGAGGGCGAGGACGGCGAGCAGGGTGAGCCCGGCCGCGTTGCCGGTGAGGGCGCGCAGGACGCCCGGGTCGCCGAGGGCGGCGGACTGGTCGGTGCCGGAGAGGAGGGACTGGGCGAGGGGGAAGGTGAGGAGGTTCGTCGCCAGGGTGAGGGGGAAGGCGATCGCGGCCAGCACGGCTGCCTTGGACCAGAGCACGGGCAGGCGGCGGGGGACGGCCGTCATCGTGGCGCGGATCTGGCCCGTGGAGTACTCGCCGGCGGTGGCCAGGATGCCGAGGACGCCGAGGTTGATCTGGGCGAACTGGGTGCCGAGGAGGACGAAGAGGACCGTGTCCATCTCGCCCTCGCCGCCGCCGTCGTAGGCGGCGCCCAGGCCCGCGCCCATGGCGGCGGTGAGGGCGCTGGTCACGGCGAGGGTGACCCAGGTGGAGCGCAGGGTCCAGAGCTTGTGCCACTCGGAGCGCAGGACGCGGGCCGGGGTCACGCGGTGGGGTAGGGCCGTCGTGGTCATGCTGCCGCTCCTTCCAGGGTCGCCGTGTACTCGACCGCGTCGCGGGTGAGGTCCATGAAGGCCTCCTCCAGGGAGGCGGTGCTCGGGGTGAGTTCGTAGAGCGGGATGCCGTGGGCGGCTGCCGTGCGGCCGATGTGTTCGGCGTCCGTGCCGCGGATCTGGAGGGTGCCGGGGGTGTCGGTGGTGATGCCGACGCCGGGGGCGGTGAGGAGGCCGGCGAGGGTGGCGGCCTCCGGGGTGACGACCTTGGTGGTGCCCGCGCCGGAGTCGCGTACGAAGTCGGTGACCGTGGTGTCGGCGAGGAGGCGGCCGCGGCCGATGATGACCAGGTGCTCGGCGGTCAGGGCCATCTCGCTCATCAGGTGGGAGGAGACGAACACCGTGCGGCCCTCGGCGGCGAGGGACTTGAGGAGGGTGCGGATCCACAGGACGCCCTCGGGGTCGAGGCCGTTGACCGGTTCGTCGAGGACGACGGTGGCCGGGTCGCCCAGGAGGGCCGCGGCGATGCCGAGGCGTTGGCCCATGCCGAGGGAGAAGCCCTTGACGCGGCGGTGGGCGACGTCCGTGAGGCCGGTGAGGGCGAGGACCTGTTCGACGCGTGCGCGGGGGATGCCGTGGGTGTGGGCGAGGGCGCGCAGGTGGTGGTAGGCGGTGCGGCCGGGGTGGACCGAGCGGGCCTCCAGCAGGGCGCCGACTTCGGTGAGGGGCGCGGGATGGGCGGCGTAGGAGCGTTGGCCCACGGTGGCGTGGCCGCGGGTGGGGGCGTCCAGGCCGAGGATCATCCGCATGGTCGTGGACTTGCCGGCGCCGTTCGGGCCGAGGAAGCCGGTGACGGTGCCGGGGCGGACGGTGAAGGACAGGTCCGTGACGACCGTCCGGTCGCCGTAGCGTTTGGTCAGTTCGTGTGCGGTCAGCATGCTTCGATGCTCGTGCGCGCGGGGGCGGCGGGCGTCGGACCGGTGGGGGAATCGGGGTGAGGGGTGTCGTACCCGGGTACTACCGTGGCCCGCATGAGCTATGTGATCCGGTCCGTCCGTGCTGATGAGTGGCCCGCGGCGAAGGAGCTGCGGCTCGCGGCGCTGCGGGACCCGGTGGCGCACCTCGCCTTCCTGGAGACGTACGAGGAGGCCGCGGCCAAGCCGGACTCCTTCTGGCAGGAGCGGACCGCGCAGGGCTCCGAAGGGGCGGACGCGGTGCAGCAGATCATCGCCGAGGGGCCCGACGGGCGGTGGGTGGGGACGCTGACCGTGCTCGTGGAGGAGCCCGGGACGACGGACTGGGCCGGGTTCGAGGTGCAGCGCAAGCAGGGACACATCGTCGCGGTGTTCGTACGGCCCGAGGAGCGCGGCAGCGGGCTGACCGAGGTGCTGTTCGACGCGGCCCTGGAGTGGTCGTGGGCGCAGGGGCTCGAGCGGGTGCGGCTCATCGTGCACGAGGACAACGGGCGGGCGCAGCGGTTCTATCGGCGGGCGGGGTTCGTGCCGAGCGGGGTGACGGTGCCGCTCGGGGACGCGGGGGAGCGGGAGTTGGAGTTCGTGCTCGAGCGGGAGTGAGCGAGGCTAGACGGGCAGCTCGTCGTGCGGCCAGCGGGCGCGGGCCTGTTCGCGGGACCGGAGCAGGGCCAGGGTCGGCATGCCCCGGTCCGCTCCGGTGGCCAGGAGCTCCGGCAGCTGGGGAAGCGGAGCCACGGCCGCGACGTCGTCCAGGACGAGCGTCATTGGTGGGTCGAGGCGACCGGAGGATGACCGTTCGGCCATGTGCCGGCCGCGCTCGACCACGCTGGAGACGAGGGCCGTCAGGAGGGGCATCGCGCCCGGCTGGGTCCTGGGGTCCTCGATGGATTCCCCCACCACATAAAGCGTGCCCCCTTCGTGGACGAAGGAATCCAAGGCGAGGGCATCACTTCGGTTGGGAGTGCAGGCCTCGCGGATGTTGACCGTGGAGAGGGCCGCGAGGGCTCGGGTGGTCAACTGCTGGGCCATGTCCCGGCGTTCGGGGTGCGCGGTGAGAGTGCCTTCGAGTTCGCCTGCCGCGCCGGGGGCGGCCTTGGGATTCGTACGGAGGATGCGTACGGCGTCCTGGATCTGCGTGCCCTGGGACCAGCGGTGGACGTGGCGGATGGTGCGGCCGTCGATGGCTGCGGCGTGCAGGTAGCTCCGCAGGAGTATCTCGGCTGTGTCGCTGAGGGCTTGGTCGAGTTTGGAGGTGGGGCGTACGGGGGTGAGGAGGGCGGTGGCTCGTCGGGTTGCCGTTGCCTTGTCCTCGCAGCCGGTGGTGGGGGACCAGTGGAGGCGGGACGGGGTGTCGCAGAGGTGGGTGGGGTCGTAGAGGTGGGTGGGGCCCAGTTTGGCTCTGGCGTCCTTGGTGTTCTGCCAGAGGGTGGGGTTCGATGTGACGACCAGGGCTGGGCCTGCGGCGTCGCGGATCGCCTGGGTGGCGGTGGTCTGGCGGGATTCCCTTGGGGCTACGAGGATTTTCTCCCACCTGCCCACCCGTTCCTGGGCGAACAGGGATGCCGGGGTCGCGGGGGTGGTGGGAGGGTCCGCCGTCGGAGCCAGGGGGCTGGTGGGGCCGGTGGGGTCTGAGGGCGAGCGGCGGGGGGTCGGGACCTCGTGCGGTGTCGAGGCGGGTCCGTGGTCCTGGGCCGGTGTCGGGAACTCGTGCTGCGCGGTCGGGGGTGCGTGCCCCTGCGCGGCTGCCGGGAACTCGTGCTGCACGGCTGGGGAGGTCCGCTCGTGTGCCGCTGCCGGGGTCTCGTGCTGCGCGGCTGCCGGGAACTCGTGCTGCACCCACGCGGATGTCTGGCCCGGCGCCCCTGTCGGGAACTCGTGCTGCACCGCCGCGGATGCCTGCCCCTGCGCCGCAGTCGGGAAATCCTTCCGCACCGCTCCCGGCGCCTCGTGCCGCACCGTCGGAGATGTGGGCTCGTGGGCCGCTCCCCGGGTCTCGTGCCGCGGTGGTGTGTGTGCCTCGTACGCCGCGTCCGCCGGACCTCGTCCCGCAGCCGTCGCGCTCTCCTCCCGGCGTCTCGCCCGGACCGCTCTCCAGCGGGCCAGCGTGCCCATCACGAAGACCGTCAGGACGACCAGGATCATCAGCTGGCCGATGAACAAGCCCCAGAACAGGCCGTAGCCCGAGAGTTCGCCGGGGGGTGTGTCCGGCCAGGCGGCGGGGATGTCGTGGGGCTGGGCGACGAGGGCGCGCATGGCGAGGGGCGTGCGGGTGAAGGTGACGCCGGACGGCCAGGAGCCGTGGGCGAACAGGGCGGCGAGGCCGGTGGCCGTCCACACCAGCAGGGTCATGCCGAGGAGGAACGCGAGTATGCCGATCAGCAGGCCGTCGGGGATGCCTCCCTGGCTGTCCCGCTGGGTGCGGCGGTCGTCCGGTCTCACGCGTTCTCCCTCTACGCCACCGTCGATTCGGAGTCGCCCAGGTGGTGTTCCACGAAGGCCGCGGCCCGTTCCTCCGCCTCCAGTTCGGCGGCGCGCAGGGCTTCGTCGTCCGCGAGGTCGGCGGAGGACTCGGTCATCGCGCGGTCGGTGAAGACCAGCGGGCGTTCGGTCTCCGTGATCAGGTGTTTGACGACCTGGACGTTGCCGTTGACGTCCCAGACGGCGATGCCGGGGGTGAGGGTCGGGATGATCTCGACCGCCCAGCGGGGGAGGCCCAGCACTCTGCCCGTCGCGCGTGCCTCGTCCGCCTTCTGGGCGTAGATCGTCCTTGTCGACGCCATCTTCAGGATGGCCGCCGCCTCTCTCGCCGCCGCGCCGTCGACGACGTCCGAAAGGTGGTGGACGACCGCGACGAAGGACAGGCCGAGGCGCCGGCCGAACTTCAGCAGGCGCTGGAACAGCTGGGCCACGAAGGGGCTGTTGATGATGTGCCAGGCCTCCTCGACCAGGAAGATGCGCTTCTTCCGGTCGGGG of the Streptomyces koelreuteriae genome contains:
- a CDS encoding ABC transporter permease, producing MTTTALPHRVTPARVLRSEWHKLWTLRSTWVTLAVTSALTAAMGAGLGAAYDGGGEGEMDTVLFVLLGTQFAQINLGVLGILATAGEYSTGQIRATMTAVPRRLPVLWSKAAVLAAIAFPLTLATNLLTFPLAQSLLSGTDQSAALGDPGVLRALTGNAAGLTLLAVLALGIGALLRSVPMAIGAFIGLVMILPEILAMLPYDFVDDAVRHFPGKALEALTTAQPLPGATSPSTALLAMFLWTTATLALAATVLRHRDV
- a CDS encoding ATP-binding cassette domain-containing protein; amino-acid sequence: MLTAHELTKRYGDRTVVTDLSFTVRPGTVTGFLGPNGAGKSTTMRMILGLDAPTRGHATVGQRSYAAHPAPLTEVGALLEARSVHPGRTAYHHLRALAHTHGIPRARVEQVLALTGLTDVAHRRVKGFSLGMGQRLGIAAALLGDPATVVLDEPVNGLDPEGVLWIRTLLKSLAAEGRTVFVSSHLMSEMALTAEHLVIIGRGRLLADTTVTDFVRDSGAGTTKVVTPEAATLAGLLTAPGVGITTDTPGTLQIRGTDAEHIGRTAAAHGIPLYELTPSTASLEEAFMDLTRDAVEYTATLEGAAA
- a CDS encoding GNAT family N-acetyltransferase, whose product is MSYVIRSVRADEWPAAKELRLAALRDPVAHLAFLETYEEAAAKPDSFWQERTAQGSEGADAVQQIIAEGPDGRWVGTLTVLVEEPGTTDWAGFEVQRKQGHIVAVFVRPEERGSGLTEVLFDAALEWSWAQGLERVRLIVHEDNGRAQRFYRRAGFVPSGVTVPLGDAGERELEFVLERE
- a CDS encoding type IV secretory system conjugative DNA transfer family protein, encoding MRPDDRRTQRDSQGGIPDGLLIGILAFLLGMTLLVWTATGLAALFAHGSWPSGVTFTRTPLAMRALVAQPHDIPAAWPDTPPGELSGYGLFWGLFIGQLMILVVLTVFVMGTLARWRAVRARRREESATAAGRGPADAAYEAHTPPRHETRGAAHEPTSPTVRHEAPGAVRKDFPTAAQGQASAAVQHEFPTGAPGQTSAWVQHEFPAAAQHETPAAAHERTSPAVQHEFPAAAQGHAPPTAQHEFPTPAQDHGPASTPHEVPTPRRSPSDPTGPTSPLAPTADPPTTPATPASLFAQERVGRWEKILVAPRESRQTTATQAIRDAAGPALVVTSNPTLWQNTKDARAKLGPTHLYDPTHLCDTPSRLHWSPTTGCEDKATATRRATALLTPVRPTSKLDQALSDTAEILLRSYLHAAAIDGRTIRHVHRWSQGTQIQDAVRILRTNPKAAPGAAGELEGTLTAHPERRDMAQQLTTRALAALSTVNIREACTPNRSDALALDSFVHEGGTLYVVGESIEDPRTQPGAMPLLTALVSSVVERGRHMAERSSSGRLDPPMTLVLDDVAAVAPLPQLPELLATGADRGMPTLALLRSREQARARWPHDELPV